From the genome of Leptotrichia sp. oral taxon 847:
GGAATGTCAAGATTTATTAACGCAAAACCAAATCAAATTTCAGGTGGTCAAAAACAAAGGGTTGCAATTGCAAGAGCCTTATCTATGGAGCCAGAAGTACTGTTATTTGATGAACCAACATCGGCACTAGATCCTGAAATGGTTGGAGAAGTTTTAAAGGTAATGAAGGATTTAGCCAAAAGCGGACTTACGATGATTGTCGTTACACATGAAATGGATTTTGCTCATGATGTTTCAAGTAGAGTAGTCTTTATGGATCAGGGAATAATTTTAGAAGATGATAAGCCAGAAATCATTTTTGAGAAACCAAAACACAATAGAACAAAAGAATTTTTATCGAGAATGCTTCAAAAATAATAATTTCAAAAAATACGTCAAATATTAATAAAAAGACGTATTTTTTTATTATTACAAAATGTACCTATGATTGAGAGTGTAAACTTTTTTGTGTAAATAAACTAGTGAATCCTTATATTACTGGATTTGTATATACATTTACACAAAATTATGGACACTCTCCAATGATTATTAGAATGATTCCCGATATCTTGTCTATTGATTTCTTTAATAGTTTTTATTTATTCATAATCAATTTTTTTAAACAACATTCTTACATCAACTCCATCTTTTCTATTTTCCAGATAAATTTCCCCATCATTTAACAAAATTATGTCTTTTATAATTGAAAGTCCAATTCCTACTCCTTTTTTAGCATTTTTGCCTTGAAAATTACGGTTAAACAGTTTTTTCTTCTCTTCCTCAGGAATCCCTTCTCCATAATTTCTTACGATAATTTCAACCATTTCATCTTCTTTGGCAATTAATTCAATATTTCCAATAGAATATTTTATACTATTGTCTATTAACCCACGTAAAACTTCTGAAATTAGGTTTTTATCAGCGAAAATATTTATTTTCTCGTCCACTTTTACTATAATTTTTCTTTCAATATTTAAAAGCTCGTAATCTTTTTTTATTTTTTCAAAAAGAGAATTTACATTGATAATTTCTTTTTTTATTGTTATTTTTTCAAGATTTGAACTTAAAAATAATGTATTTATTATTCTTTCAATATTTTTTACTTCAAGATTCAAATTTTCAATGGCTTCATTTAATAAATCTTTGTCATTTTTCCCCCATTCTAATATATCTAAATAACCTTTCATTATAGCAAGAGGCGTCTTTAATTCATGTGACACATCGGAAGAAAATGTTTTTTGACTTTCTATAATCTCCTCTTTTTTCTTAAAAGTTTCATTTAAAACATCAATTAATTCTCCAATTTCATCATCTCTTGTTTTAGTCAATTGTGCGTCAATATTATGATTATTTATTTCCTTACTTTGAAAAATTATATTTGACAACGGATTTAATACATATTCTGCTACAATTTTTGAAATTATAATAATCGAAATTGTGATTAAAACAAACATTACAAGCATAACATACAAGATTTCATGTGCTTCCATAAATTTAAAATTTCTTATTGCATAATATTTTGTATTATTCACAGTATAAATTCTTTTGTAGACAAATCTGTCCCATTTTGTTTCAAGTTTATTTACTTCAATTTTCTTAAAATCAGAACGATTTTCGTCATCTGTCAAATAAATGAAATCCCCATTTTTTTCAACCGCAAGAGAAATGTATTGTTTATCGGCATAATCGTAGTTTTTGTAAGTCTGTTTCAATTTATCAATCGGAACATTATTTAATTTTTCAATGGCAGATAAGACAAGTTTATCCATTTCTTTAGTTTCAGCTTCAACAGCTTTATGAATTAAAAATATGGTCATTCCCAAGATAATTATAAACGAGATAAAAACTAGACTTACCGTATTTGCAAAAATTATTTTGTCTTTTATTTTTTTTAATCTTATTTTTTTCATATTTTTAAAATATACCCAATTCCTCTCACAGTCTTAATTTTTTCTTTTCCCAATTTTTGCCTAATTTTTTTTATTGTGCTGTCAAGAAGATTGTCGCTTGCATCCCAACCCCATATTTTTTCAACGATTTTATCCCGTGAAACAATTTCCTCTTTATGTTCAATCAACAATTTAACTAATTCAAATTCCGTCTTTGTCAATAAGATAGGTCTATCCTCCAAATAGACAGAATAATTTTCTGTATTTAATTTTAAAGTTTTGTAGACAATCTGAGAAAGTTTTTCCTTTCTAATATTTATATCAATTCTTGCATCAAGCTCCAAAAAATCAAAAGGTTTTGTAACATAATCGCTCGCTCCTGATTTTAATAATTCAACTTTTTCTTCCGTATTATTTTTCGCAGAAACAACAATTATAGGGACTTCTGATATTTTTCTAACATTTTTGCAGACATCATTTCCTTCCATCGAAGGAAGTCCCAAATCCAAAAGCATCAAATCATAAAAGTCCCTTTTTTTGTCAATTTCATTTAATGCGTCAATTCCATTTTCGATTATCGTTATTTCATGATTTTTGTGTTCAAGCTGTAATTTTAAAATACGTGATATTTTTTTATCATCTTCAACAATCAGTATTTTTCCCATTTTTATTTTATCTTTTTCCTTTCTAAAAATTTATTCAGGTTAAATTCATTTTTAAATTTATTTTTTGTGGTATTATTAATTATCAAAAATATTATATCTCAATTTTGTAAAAATGAAAAGATATAAATTTAATATACTAATAATTTTTTCATCAATAACGATAATTTTAACTAAAAAAGGAGCTTTTCAAAAGTTCTTTTTTTGTTTTACTTAACATAAAATTTATTCAGATTAAATTCATTTTTAAATTTATTTTCTGTGGTATTATTAATTATCAAAAATATTATATCTTAATTTTAAAGAAATAAAAAAATTTTTTTAACAAAAACAAAGAAGGAGAAGGTGATTTTGTTGCAATTAACTACTAATATTTTTTTTATTGACAGATTCTTTTTTAAACATTTATCATATATCTCAAAATCTAGTATTTTTCATCATTCAGAAAGCACTGAAAATTTTTTCCATTTTATTACTAAATTTGGAGAAGGATACTTTGAATTGCTGCTGACAGTTGTGTTATTATTGATTTTTTTAATTAATAAAAAGAAATACAATCATTTAAAAAAATATATTTTAGCACTAATTTTTACTTTGCTTTCCACTCAAATTACAGTAAATATAATGAAAGTATTGTTTGCAAGAGCAAGACCATCGATAACTATAAATCCTGATAAATTTTATGGAATTATGACTTTGATTAAAAATAGTTCATTTTGGAAAGGAAATTATGTATCTTTTCCATCAGGACATACAATTACTATTTGGGGAACAATTTGGATTTTATCTTTTGTTATAAAAAACAAAACTATCAAAATACCGTTATTCATCTTAGGAATTTTAGTAGGAATGAGCCGTATTTATTTAGTGCGACATTGGACTACTGATGTTGTTGCAAGTGTTATTCTTTCATATTTTATCGCAAAATTTGTACATAAAAAGATATTTGGAAATAAAGAAAAAATTAGAAAAACAAGATTATTTTCTTATGACAGAAAAACAAATATTGGAATCTTAAAAAAGATATAATGGCAAATACTTTAAATTATAAAAATAAAAAAATAGAAATTTAAAAACAGGATGATATTTTTATCATCCTGCACCATATATTATATTTTGAGTTTACACAAAATTCTGGACACTCTCCTGTCTTACAACAATGATTATTTTCAATTTTTATCTTTAAAAATACCAATCTTCTTTAATTAAAATAAATAAACAACTATCTTAATATAGAAAACATAAAAAAGTTATACGGTTTCTTTACTTTGTATTCTTTTGTAATATTTAAAATATCTTTCTTATTTTTATAATAAATCCCCCTATCTAATCCTTCATTTTTATTTATTAAAAAGTATTCGTTTTTACAATAAGAATATAAATCATATCCTTCTCTGTATATTGTTATACCGTCTGAACTAACCTTTCCATAATAATATATTCCTTTTTTACCGATTTCTAATATTTTACATCCTTCTTTTCCCTCAAGCCTATAATCTCTTTCTCTCCAATTATAAGAAACTGTATCCCAATAAAAACTTTTAAGAACAAAAAAGTTATTTATTATTAACAATTTAAAAGACAGTGCTATTATAGTTATCAAGACTATTAACATAATTTTTTTTAACA
Proteins encoded in this window:
- a CDS encoding sensor histidine kinase; protein product: MKKIRLKKIKDKIIFANTVSLVFISFIIILGMTIFLIHKAVEAETKEMDKLVLSAIEKLNNVPIDKLKQTYKNYDYADKQYISLAVEKNGDFIYLTDDENRSDFKKIEVNKLETKWDRFVYKRIYTVNNTKYYAIRNFKFMEAHEILYVMLVMFVLITISIIIISKIVAEYVLNPLSNIIFQSKEINNHNIDAQLTKTRDDEIGELIDVLNETFKKKEEIIESQKTFSSDVSHELKTPLAIMKGYLDILEWGKNDKDLLNEAIENLNLEVKNIERIINTLFLSSNLEKITIKKEIINVNSLFEKIKKDYELLNIERKIIVKVDEKINIFADKNLISEVLRGLIDNSIKYSIGNIELIAKEDEMVEIIVRNYGEGIPEEEKKKLFNRNFQGKNAKKGVGIGLSIIKDIILLNDGEIYLENRKDGVDVRMLFKKIDYE
- a CDS encoding response regulator transcription factor, with amino-acid sequence MGKILIVEDDKKISRILKLQLEHKNHEITIIENGIDALNEIDKKRDFYDLMLLDLGLPSMEGNDVCKNVRKISEVPIIVVSAKNNTEEKVELLKSGASDYVTKPFDFLELDARIDINIRKEKLSQIVYKTLKLNTENYSVYLEDRPILLTKTEFELVKLLIEHKEEIVSRDKIVEKIWGWDASDNLLDSTIKKIRQKLGKEKIKTVRGIGYILKI
- a CDS encoding phosphatase PAP2 family protein gives rise to the protein MLQLTTNIFFIDRFFFKHLSYISKSSIFHHSESTENFFHFITKFGEGYFELLLTVVLLLIFLINKKKYNHLKKYILALIFTLLSTQITVNIMKVLFARARPSITINPDKFYGIMTLIKNSSFWKGNYVSFPSGHTITIWGTIWILSFVIKNKTIKIPLFILGILVGMSRIYLVRHWTTDVVASVILSYFIAKFVHKKIFGNKEKIRKTRLFSYDRKTNIGILKKI